GCAAAGGCTTGCATGCCGCTTGGCTCCGTCGAACATGTCTTCACCCACCGCCGCCTCACCCTCCACGTGCTACGCGTCGAAGCCAGCGAAGGACGGGTGCGGCGCCACGGCTACGATGCACATCGTTGGCTCTCGGAAGCTGCCTTGAACGCTCTTCCGCTCTCAAAGATCGCAAGGAAGGCGATCGCTCTCGGCCAATGAGCTTCGACATCGAGCGCCGGGGTGAGCGCGTGGTCGGGCTTGCGAACGGCATCGATCGGGCTCATCGCGAAAGGCTCTCCCGGGGTGAAGTGGAGATCGACGTAGAGCTCGATCTCCACGGGCTTGGCGAGCAGGATGCCCGCGCATTGGTACGCGCCGCGGTCGAAGAGGCCTACCAGGAGGGAGAGCGCTGCTTGCTGGTGATCCATGAGCGCGGCAAGGGCTCCGAATTCGGCTCCGTCCTGAGGGAGGGCCTTCCGGAATGGCTCACGACACCACCCGCCGGACGCCGCGTGATGGCCTTCGCCACGGCCCTGCCTCGAGACGGCGGCAGCGGGGCCAGCTACGTGCTGCTGCGACGCAAGAGGAGCAGATAGCTATCTTCGGGGGCATCGATGAGCAGCTCAACCGGCCAACTCTTCCGTATCTCCACGTTCGGAGAATCACATGGTGGCGCCGTCGGCGTCGTGGTCGACGGCTGCCCGCCGCGCCTGGAGATCTCCGAAGAGGAGATCCAACAGGAGCTCGACCGGCGCAGGCCGGGCCAGAACCGATTCACCACACCGCGCCAGGAAGAAGATCGGGTCGAGATCGTGTCGGGCCTCTTCGAGGGACGAACCCTCGGCACGCCGATCGCGATGATCGTGCGCAACAAGGACGCGCGGCCCTCCGCCTACGAGGAGATGAAGGACGTCTACCGTCCCTCCCATGCGGACTACACCTATGAAGCCAAGTTCGGCATCCGCAACTGGCAGGGAGGTGGCCGAGCCAGCGCGAGAGAGACGATCGGCCGGGTCGCTGCCGGCGCCCTGGCCCGCAAGCTCCTGCGCGAGCATTGTGGCGTGGAAGTGGTCGGGTGGGTTCAACAGGTCCACGATGTCGAGGCGAAAGTGGATGTGGACGGCGTCGCCCTGTCCGATATCGAAGCCAGCCTGGTGCGTTGCCCCGACACCTCGGCATCCGCTGAAATCGAGAAGCGCATCGACGCGGCGCGAGATCGGGGAGATTCCCTCGGTGGTGTGGTCGAATGTGTCGCACGCGGTGTTCCAGCGGGGCTCGGTGAACCCGTCTTCGACAAACTCGAGGCCGATCTCGCCAAGGCCATGATGTCTCTTCCGGCTTCGAAGGGCTTCGAGATCGGAAGCGGCTTCGGCGGAACGCGGCTCACGGGAAGCGAGCACAACGACCCGTTCGTCCCGGGAGAGGATGGACGCCCGCACACGACGACGAATCGATCCGGCGGCGTGCAGGGCGGCATCAGCAACGGCGAGCCGATCCAGGTGCGCGTCGCATTCAAGCCGACGGCGACCATCCGCATCGAACAAGACACGGTCGATCGCGACGGAAATGCCACCAGGCTCTCCGCGACCGGACGCCACGATCCGTGCGTCCTCCCCCGTGCGGTGCCGATGGTCGAGGCCATGGTATGCCTCGTCCTGGCGGACCATTGGCTACGCCAGCGAGCCCAGAACCCGGGCTGATCTTCGTCCGCTCCCTTGCTCAGGGAAGCAGGACGAAGCCCGTGAAGAAACTCGCCACTGCAACACCAACCGCAGCCAGTGCAAGCCAGGCGTGGGCCTCGACGGCCCGGCTTCGCCCTTTTTCGAGCCTCCAACCCAGGAGGCCCGTCGCAACGAAGAGCAGCAACG
This region of bacterium genomic DNA includes:
- a CDS encoding Smr/MutS family protein, whose amino-acid sequence is MSFDIERRGERVVGLANGIDRAHRERLSRGEVEIDVELDLHGLGEQDARALVRAAVEEAYQEGERCLLVIHERGKGSEFGSVLREGLPEWLTTPPAGRRVMAFATALPRDGGSGASYVLLRRKRSR
- the aroC gene encoding chorismate synthase; protein product: MSSSTGQLFRISTFGESHGGAVGVVVDGCPPRLEISEEEIQQELDRRRPGQNRFTTPRQEEDRVEIVSGLFEGRTLGTPIAMIVRNKDARPSAYEEMKDVYRPSHADYTYEAKFGIRNWQGGGRASARETIGRVAAGALARKLLREHCGVEVVGWVQQVHDVEAKVDVDGVALSDIEASLVRCPDTSASAEIEKRIDAARDRGDSLGGVVECVARGVPAGLGEPVFDKLEADLAKAMMSLPASKGFEIGSGFGGTRLTGSEHNDPFVPGEDGRPHTTTNRSGGVQGGISNGEPIQVRVAFKPTATIRIEQDTVDRDGNATRLSATGRHDPCVLPRAVPMVEAMVCLVLADHWLRQRAQNPG